A region from the Vicia villosa cultivar HV-30 ecotype Madison, WI linkage group LG3, Vvil1.0, whole genome shotgun sequence genome encodes:
- the LOC131658338 gene encoding uncharacterized protein LOC131658338, with product WAQYDFIVFSVSSQLIRKVKGLCNLHFPFPIHAFLFPVFVNRNDFLVSMEEDSQNSSTNTSHLLGSVPAVVADEKNASNNQVPYASMQTFPPNSGGREQGYQTLGTPTEAFGQQPANNWQGFFSVSSYTQYFNVDTDVVVNRLISSLNPVADDFFGKIDANPDLYGLIWISTTLVFVLALLGNLATYLMQRHIDNSTSWNFDVNFVHTAAWSIYGYVIVVPLAYYFFLQYMGSNANLIRFWCMWGYSLTIFILSSFLLLIPVGILRWIIIVLTGFASASFVALNLRSFLGSDLSVTVIAAFVLQIALAVFIKVQFFG from the exons TGGGCCCAATATGATTTTATCGTTTTTTCAGTTTCATCCCAACTCATTAGGAAAGTCAAGGGTTTATGCAATCTACACTTTCCCTTTCCGATTCACGCATTTCTATTTCCAGTTTTTGTTAATCGAAACGATTTTTTGGTTTCCATGGAAGAAGATTCTCAGAACAGTAGCACCAATACAAGCCATTTGCTCGGTTCTGTTCCA GCTGTTGTTGCTGATGAAAAGAATGCTTCAAATAATCAAG TACCTTATGCAAGTATGCAAACATTCCCTCCCAACAGTGGAGGCAGAGAACAGGGATATCAAACTCTTGGAACTCCAACCG AAGCTTTTGGGCAACAGCCAGCTAATAATTGGCAGGGATTCTTTAGTGTCTCATCTTACACGCAGTATTTCAATGTGGACACGGATGTTGTTGTGAACAGATTGATAAGTTCCTTGAATCCCGTCGCTGATGACTTTTTTGGAAAGATAGATGCTAACCCTGATTT GTATGGGCTTATATGGATCTCAACAACATTGGTTTTTGTACTTGCCTTACTTGGTAATCTTGCAACATACCTTATGCAAAGACATATAGACAACAGTACTTCATGGAACTTTGACGTTAACTTTGTGCATACGGCTGCGTGGTCGATATATGGCTATGTGATAGTCGTCCCATTAGCATACTACTTTTTCCTTCAGTATATGGGTTCAAATGCTAATCTTATACGGTTTTGGTGCATGTGGGGGTATTCCCTCACCATTTTCATCTTGTCCTCT TTTCTATTGCTTATTCCAGTTGGGATTCTTCGGTGGATTATAATAGTCCTCACTGGTTTTGCCTCAGCTAGCTTTGTTGCTTTGAACCTAAGATCCTTTTTAGGAAGTGATCTTTCGGTGACCGTAATTGCCGCATTTGTCTTGCAAATAGCTTTGGCCGTTTTCATCAAAGTTCAGTTCTTCGGATAA